The Cucurbita pepo subsp. pepo cultivar mu-cu-16 chromosome LG05, ASM280686v2, whole genome shotgun sequence nucleotide sequence tttatttatttattatttatttatttatttatttttggaggtataattttgagaaatcaaAACCAACCCACCATTTGATTTTCCGCCattaatggaagaaaaatggaagcttTCCAGAAAggaatcttcttcttcttcttcttcttcttctaagtCCTTCTTCTCCAGAACCTCATCCTCCAAGCTGCCATTGTTAAGAAGCTTATCCCACAAGCACACTCCCTCCGCCTCCTCCGCCAAGTCGCCCTCCGATCTCCGCCGCAGCTCCTCCCAAAAAAGCCCCTCCATTGGCCACAAATGCAGCAGCTTGGCTAAGGAACAAAAGGCCAGATTTTACATCATGCGACGATGTGTCGCAATGCTTGTCTGTTGGCATAAACATGGCGATCCATGAACAAAGTAAGCATTTTTAGTCTCCAAAGatcttggatttttttttttttttttttttttcgattaaaaaatgtaattagaTTTGTGGGTTAATGTCGATCTAGCTCCAAATTTTGCTTAATACCCTGTAATAATAGAGAgaatagttatttaaaaaatttaattagccATGGTGTTCTATTGTTCATCTATTTACTTGGTTTCCCAtctggttttttttattggaaggTGCCAAAAATGTACATTTTAGTGGGGATGTGAAACCCAATATGTCTATACATTCTCTTTCAATTGGTGGATTCACTTTTTCCCTCCTCCCCTTTTTTCCTACAAAATTACACACCCAATAACCCGACTCGACCGATTATTCTTCGTGCACGTTGTTCTAATGTGGCTGACGGGTTTGAATCGTTGAAtgtagaaaagaaaacccGGAAACCCGTTTTTATTAGAGGTCGAGAAATGTTGGAGTATTGAAGTTGTAGCATGTCGCTTTGATGTGGGTGATGGTTTTGAATAGTTGAATGCGTATTTATTAGAGGCCAAGATGATGAATGTTAGAGTATCGAGGTTGTAGCATGTTGCTGTAATGTGGCTTATGGTTTTGAATAGTTGAGTGTAGAAAAAAACTCGAAGACATGTACTTGTTAGAGGCCAGGGTGATAAATGTTGGAGTGTCGAGGTTGTAGTATGTCACTCTAGTGTTGATGACGGTTTTAAATAGTTGaatgtagaaaaaaaaagcccCAAAAATACGTATTTATTAGAGGGAGATAAATGTTAAGAGTATCGAAGTTGTAGCGTGTCGTTTTAATGTGGCTACCGATTTTGAATAGTTGAATGTAGAAGAAAACTCGAAAACATGTATTATAAGAGGTcaataaatgtttttcttttggggaCGATCCATATTCTATAACGCAATGTATATAAACTTCATATTTCTCTGCATGCGTTGGTGCCCTTGCCAATGGTATTGCCACCATGTTTTCTCGGGCAAGCTTTCTCTCGTGTAAACAAGCGTAAGAGCGAGCGAGCTAGTGAAGCCTTCAATTTAGGAGTTTCATCCCTTATCCCTCACCCTACCCTTTTCGTCTTTTTTGTATTCGAGACATAGCGCTTGTATGTGAGAGACAAATGTCAGATTCAGCAAACGGAAGCGAGAAAAAGATAGTGAAATCAAGGAGACGTATCACTCACGAGTAAGGGAATCCAAATACGACTCTAGAATGATATCAACCTTTAAATACAAAGTATCCTGGTCGAAGCCAAAAATTCGGGATAGTCAGACTCTATACATGTTACCACTTACGGTGAGGAATGAATTCCAACTGGAAAAACAAAGGAAGGAAggtcatttcttttttttttttctctcgaaAGAGGATAAGGGGATGCGACCTATCCAGAAAGTAAAGGGAAGGTTTGATACAGTGATTCGAGAGTCCCTTTTGTCCAATGGTTAGGACATCGTCTCTTCATGTCGAAGACACGGGTTCAATTCCCATAAGCTTTGTTAGATATTTAGTTTGTAATTTACAAGATTTCTTAACAAGTTCATAAGActttcaaaatcatgtctatatTTTAGTTTGTACAGCACGGAAAATGACCGCGAAGAACAGTAATTTTGTAGGATCTTTCCCGGGATCGAAGTTACCAACGACGTTTTGGTTGTCAACTTTGTGGCTCCGACCGATGTCATTTGTTCGATGGTGCGTCGTCGAGGAGAGGATAGGAGATGAGATGTTGGTGGAGCACAGCTACAAAAATGGCCCTCCATGCCCATAGATTGTATAGAAATCAGAAGCATTTGGGCCATTTTTCAGGCTGAAGTTaatgatttataaattaacCCTAAGTTGTTAAATCTCTAATCCACCCGAAATCTCCCTCATTTGTGGGCTTGACACGTAAGAATCGTTAAAATAACGTGCCTGTTTGAGAGGTTTTTACATCTTTATAAGCGTTCAGTGTCTTTCCTGGCACACAGCCCGGTGTATGGCTCTTTCCACCCTTATAAGGGCTCAGCGTCTTCACTAACACACCTCTAGTGTCTGACtctttccacacccttataagggctCGCCGAGGACGTTGACATACtatccggtgtctggctttaatagtatttgtaatgacccaaatccactccacacccttataagggttcGCCGAGGACGTTGACATActgtccggtgtctagctttaatagtatttgtaatgacccaaatcCACGGttaacatatattgttctcCTTGTGCTTTTCTTTCTAGATTTCTTCtccaagttttaaaacgcatctactagagaaaagtttttatatttttgtaaggaatatttcgttctcctctccctGAGAAAACTTATACACGGATATTGTGTTTGTTAGACACACTATAATACTTATGTTAGAGAATAAAGAAGTGTAACATGGGGAGGATCGTTggaaggagtcccacattggttaattaagaggaagatcatcGGTTTATAAACTAAGaaacactatctccattagtatgaggcattttggggaaagATTGAGAGTTGctgagagtttatgttcaagatgaacaatatcataccattgtagaggttcgtggtttctaacatggtacAGAGCACGAATTGAGCGTATTAATGCTTTTCCACTGTGGGACGTTTCAATTCACGTTTGGTTGGTGAATTAAAATCAATCCCGGCCAACCAAACACTGCCTTGAAGGATCTCAAGTTTATCCCAATAAACAGAAAAGGACATTCAACCAAACTCTAGGCTTGAAAGCCAAGAACAACAAGATTCAATTGCCATTGATTCAAAATTGAAGGCTACCAAACCAAAAGGCTTATTTACTCTTTGTGGCTCTCAAGTTTTACACCTGAAAAAACAATCACTATCTGAAGATACCCTTTCATGGCATGGCGATAGGAAGTGCTTAATAATTACGAGACGAGACATTTTGGAGACATGGGAGCTTATGCTtgaagtgaacaatatcatatcattgtgaagagtcgtagTTTCTATAATTACGAGACGAGACATTTTGGagacatgagagcttatgcttgaagtgaacaatatcatatcattgtgaagagtcgtagTTTCTATAATTACGAGACGAGACATTTTGGagacatgagagcttatgcttgaagtgaacaatatcatatcattgtgaagagtcgtagTTTCTATAATTACGAGACGAGACATTTTGGagacatgagagcttatgcttgaagtgaacaatatcatatcattgtgaagagtcgtagTTTCTATAACATTAtatatcaaagtcatgctcttaacttagtcatatcaatagaatcttcaaatgtcgaacaaagaagttgttaACCTTGAAGAGAtggtcaaaagtgactcaaacTGAATACAACAGATTCGAAAGTGGCTAAATCAGTCAAAACGTAGATTAAAAGCTATCTTGTgaatagagaaaaagaaaagaacgaCAAAATCCAAGGGAAGTGAAACTTAGGGTACAGGGAACACCAACCCAATCGAGACGAAAAAAAAGGATTCCCAAGTGTCAAacttatatcatatcattgtgtaAGTCAAACTCAATGTAACATAAAGGCGAAACTTCTCAAGTTCAAAGTTCAAACTACTATAAGGTCATTTTTCTCGTTCACGTTCACACGTGAGGGAGAATGAACGAGATTATTCGGCATGTGTTGTATAaacctaaaaagaaagaagaaaaattgtgAAAGAGAAAGTAAATGTAGGTTTCATACCAGACTGGAGCTTATCAGAATATTCCAAATTGCAGCAGAGCAACAGCATGTAAAGATCTGCCATATTCAAagcaagaagaacaaaaaaacagcCAAAATCCGATGGGGTATGGAGATAATGGGTGGGGAAGACCTCCAAAACAATCCTTGCCTTTTGGTTCAGTAAACAAAACACAGTTGCCCACCTCTCTCATAATTCCACATGCTAAATTTCTCCCATCTCTTCAATTATTGCTTGCCAGCCAGCTCCATAACACCTCCATCCCTTCCCCCTAAATTATCAACTCATATTTGGTTCAAGCTTCAAGAACCATTCCCCATTTCAGCACCATCATTCCACACAATCTGCCATAACAATTAGTTCAATCTTCTTCTCTCAACTCACAAGCAGCTCATAATCAAGGGAAAGTTTCCGTCTGTGTAACCCATTTGGATAAATGTTAAAAGGGATCCTAAGTGTAACCGTTagtttcacggttttaaaacgtggctactagggagaggtttccacacccttataaagaatgcttcgtttccctctgcaaccaatgtgggatctcacaatccacccccttctcagcgtcctcgctggcacacagcccgatgtctggctttgataccatttctaaaacgctttggcccgttacgtatcgttgccAGCCTCGCGGTtataaaacgtgtctactagggagaggttttcacacccttataaataatgttttgttctcctctccaaacaATGTTTGATCTCATAGATTCATAGATTCATAGTGTATACATAAAAACAACATCTCCAACAAAATAAGTCCGTAGTTTGTGGAGCAGAGTAAGAACCAACAAAATAAGTccgaacaatatcatatcatatcattgtgagCAAAAGTTCTCACAACTAGAACGAACCTTTTCGGATGAATCCAAGACCGATACAAACGAAGAAGTACGTAGCTTTTGAATAGAATCTGAAACCTATAGTGGCTTCAAATTGACATTGAATTGGAGTAGCAAGAAGTAGTACCATTAGACCACTCTGAAACTATAAAGAAGTACATTGTTTCTGGGAGGAATCCTGAACCAAGAATATGGAATTGTCTCGAAAGTGACTTCAAATTGACATAGCAGTGAAGCTGCAGGATGATCTAGTACCTCTATATCACTGAGAAACTAAGAAGAAGCTTGTTGGTTCTGGGTAGAATTCAAAGAACAAAGTTATGCAAGTTTTAAAAGGAGTTTGAAATTGATATTGGAGTGAAGGTGGAGCTAATGGGAGCAAGATGATCAAGTTTCAGAAACAGAACAGAAGGCATTCGTTGTTTTGCCAAATCAAGAACTGTATATACATAATCTAGTTTGATTTCTAAAGATATTGTTCAATAAATGTAATGAACAGATCAAAAAGAATAATGCATAGCAGAGTAATTGTATTTATGGAAGTGGGAAGAATCACCATCGGCCATTTTCAGTATGATTCTCCAGCCAACTTCTGTTTGGCCTTCGCAAGTATCTGCTGAAGACTGAAGAGCTCGAACGGCTATGGCTTCTACTAACAGATTCAGTTTCATTCGAagccaaagaagaagatgaattcGAAGACCTTAATCTtccgaaaaaagaaaagatgttACGAAATGTTCGTCCGATTCCTCGGTTTTCCCTTCCCCTGCTTCTTCTCGAAGCCCACGAGACCCTTCTCGGAGCTCCGTTGGCATTGAATCCACCGTCCATTTCGGTGTAGACCGCTGGTGGATCTCTCTCGCCGGTCAGTCTACCGCCGGTGAATCGGCCAACGGCGAATCCACCGCCAGGGAGTCTCCAGATTGTTAACCCTACGGTCTCTTCGTCGACAACGCGATCTGAAACCCCGCCGGCTGGAGATACGCGTTCCGATGGCAGTTCGTGTCGGCAGACCGGACAGGAATTTCTCATCGAAAGCCAAGGGATTATGCAATCGGAGTGATATATGTGCTTACAGGGCATTTCTCGGGCTTCGGTTCCTATTTCAAACGCCTCTTTACAAACCGCACAGTGCGAATCTGAATCCACGTGACTTTCCAAAATCTCAATCGTCGGCATTGATTCCACCGCTGCTTTCGACGCCGGCGGATTTTCAGATCTACCAAACCCGTTGATCTCCAGTTGAGCCAACTGCTCCAACAACCGATCAAATCCAGTCCCCATCAGAAACTCCGACATCGTCGCCGGAACCGGCCGAAGACCAGACCCAGCACCATCGTCATAGTAAATATCGAAGCTATTATTCTCCCCACCACCGCCGCCCTCATCGCCGCCGTCGGCAGAACCACGAAGAACAACAACAGGGTTAAAAGTCGACCGATCCCCAAGTCTACGGCGACTTCGCCGTGTGCTCAAGCGAGGAGACTGAAACGGATCTTGATCCAAAGTGTGAATCGCAGACGGCGAGAATCGACGGTGGAGATTCGCCGCCGGGAGAGAAGACGCGGTTTCGATTGCTTCAACAAATCCACCGTCACAGTAAGGACAAGAGATGGTGTCTTGAACCCAAGCACGAACGAATCGGTTGCACCGGTAACACCAATACGACGCCGTACCGGAAGCCATCGCCTCAGATCTactgaaacaagaaaaaaaagtgtacAAACTCGCGTTCGTCGAAATGAGGAAGGAGAAGTCGGGAGCTTTAAGACGCATCAAATTTGAGTACAAACAAGGCACGCGGCTCCACACGAGCGTGACAACGCGCTCTCACGCAAATGAACTGGAAACGCTACGTGGCGTTATATTATTGGCCATTATTTAGTGATGAGTGGGACCCATCTTCCCTCCAATACGGATAaagtttaaaaggaaaaacaacaaaaaaagttCTCTTTTGGTAAATTAGGGGACCGCGAGTGGGTCCGAGGCGCGTGAAACCGAAGTGGGACCCACCGAACTCGAGACGTTGACTAAAAGGACGGCCGTTTTGGgccgggtcgggtcgggtcgggccCATCACCACAAGACGCcgagtttgaattttgaaacaGTCGCTTGTGCCACGTGGGAACTAAGAAGATTCTACAACGAGGCGACTTTGAATTGaacgagttttctttgttttttaaatttaaaaaaaaaataaaaaaaaacgacacGTCGTTTGAGAGCGACCGCAGAAGCCAAGAGGAGAACGACATGGAGGAAATTGgagaataatttaatttagttggTGATGAATTTCTCGCCCAACGTGTTGgtctaattaaattaaatggcACTACTAAtcttagtttaaattaattaatctagAAAATAATACCATAGGATGACATAATCTATGATTTACATTAGGATAACGTGGCATTTTGGATTTATTAAATGggtttaattttagaataagaTTAGTTGGGGAaaattatttggtttttttttggtagCCCATTAATTTTTGTCTCTCTTTCAACGGTCGTGGGGGAGCGGCGGCCGTCCTGGATATCCACCGCATACGGCGGTGAACTCAGTTGAGGATCCACATCATACCCAAAATGGGCCTTATCCAACGTTTCGCTTCTCGCTTCTCGCTTTGAGAATGGGTGGGCCTTTGAAAGCGTAATTCAAGCCCATTTAATCTGAATTAATTAAGAGGCTGTTATTGGGCCTGAGTCTTATTGGGCTTTATGTTGGATTGTTAATGGATTACGGGTCATTTAGTGGGCTTTGTTTTATGGGTCGGGTTATTCTGTACCgtaaaatttgtatttgaaaTTTAGGAGTATgttcttaatatatatttcactggttttttttagattagaAATGAAAACTCGATTTTGATTGAAATTGGATCCGAATTTAAATagccaaataaataaatagcgactaatatattaaactaaattaatattcaagctttataaataattagacACAAATTTATATACGTGTGAAATAATAGgattgtaatttaaaaaaaatatattgaattaaGATACGATAAATAAGATCTTAAAGTAATTACtaatattaacaataaatatatatataaacggAATTATACACATTTCCTTactatttgaatatattttaagtcagctaaattaataaaaatatctctaaactttatatttttttaaaatattaaaattattagtaaacttaaaaaaaaagtctctcaattaaaatatatatagataatttTAATGCGATACTTCATAAATTATGGAAAtgttatttttgaatttttttttagtatttttgaaaaatggtaTTAactgtaaatatattttttattttatttttaaaatataaaagtgttctgatatttaaaaaaaaaaattaaaaatgttctcgaaaattttaaaattttttaaaagtgtttaatGCTTTAAGAAGATGGTTAGGGGTAttgatgaaacttttgaacGCTCAAAAAgggattttaaaaatatttttttagagttaaaacaatattttttaaactcgaAAGTGGAATGTCTTctcacaatatatattttttagacttaGACGAacgtatttttattaatttagttttaaaattttgtagtaatattttattaccGTTGACATGAAGTGAGTTTTATTTGCTGATCACCAAACCTTTGTAATTATCATACTAGATTTAGTCAATTGACTACCGTCATTTTCACGTAGGTTTCAAATGACCGTAATATTTTTACAGccaatcaaaatttattattaccacagttattttttaaatctaatttttattaactatattccgttattttttaaatctaatttttattaactatatttggtaaatcaCAATGACTAGATAgctattttgttatttttatggttttgaTTATTATAGCCAtcctattttaaattatttgtttttagtttattaattacaaacataatagatttaaatatttacacgaaagtttttctttttatatattacgCATCTTTCtagaatatttattatatatttgaataattttgtataataaagtatttttattaatttaacataaattaattaataaaaaaattattctcgGGTGAACCAgcactaaaaaaatatataaaataataaacaaatggGTAATTCATTACCATATTTGGTTGTATTTACTTCCCAAATTTACTTATTCCTTAAAATCCCATTCTTTAGCCTATTTTTACATGTTACCATGTTTACTTGTACCATAGTTTGCATATTCCAATTTTAGGCCTTATCTTATTAATTAGTTCAATAAGAGAAAAACCTTCTATATATTCCAACATATATGCAACCAAATGGTAACAAAAAATCCAATGCTTCTAGAATATTATAAGCTTTTTGCTTTTAaattccaaataataataataaaaaacatcaaaatgtcgaatctttattattttttttgcaaattAATTGTCacattttgttatttttgtaaagTTCGAATTTATCgaattaaaatggaaacttTATGGCAAAAATACATTactgtttatttaaattcaatatttatcttttcatgtaaatattatttctaattATAGCTAATTCTtttagaattataaatttgttataaaaaaggaaattatctctaatttaaaaaaagattgaaattaaaataataactagataattagaatttaaacCTATGAAATTCAGCCATGCCACGTCAGAAAATCAAactagaattaaattaattatatggtAAGAAGTATATAATGGAATGGAACTGACGTGGCATACGGAGATTCTGAGTCTGAAACACaagcttttattttaatttttttattttaatttctcttaaatttgtaattttaatgtttttattttttataaattaggtAGGGCTTGGTCAAtcttctaaattaaattttatttttattttcagatatttggaataaaataccgacaaaataatatatatatatatatatataaatataaaaagatttTTACCTTCACTGTATTTAATCTCAACTTGAAATGtaataaaaccctaaaaggGTTCTCGTTTGGAGCAATAGCCGCCGGACTGATCTCAGCTGTCCCGCCTTCTTCTCTATATCTCAAATCCTTTTCTTGATCTCATTTCACCACCGGGAAcctatttttgttgtttctttctttcactttgATTTTCTCTACCTGTTCTTCCCATCGCTCTTCTTGCCATTTGTAATTCGATATATTTGCTACTGTTGATGTTATTACATGGAAATTATGTCGGGGAATTCTCTGTCTTGGTAGAATTTAGGGTGTAGTGGGAACTAAATGATTTTTAGGACACTTTTTTGGGGATTGGAATTGGTGGTTAGGTTGTAAAGGTTCGGGATAGGGAATTGGTGGAACGGATGgaaattttggttttgatcAGTTTAGAATGACTCCGTTTGAGCTGTAAATAGTGGTTTCTTGTTGTaggattttttgtttttttaggcGTAGCTTTTTGTTGTTGCGGTGAGGCAGTGATCAGATAGGGTTAGAAGGGTAAGACCGATGTTTGGTGGCAACGATGGATCGTTTGGTGATGAATTAGAGACGGAGATAGGGTTATTGCTTCGTGAACAGCGTCGGCAAGAGACCGATGATCGAGAGCGGGAGCTGAATTTGTATAGAAGTGGATCAGCTCCACCGACTGTTGAAGGCTCTTTGAGTGCGGTGGGTGGTCTGTTTGGTGGGGTTCCTGGTTCTGCTAATGCCTTTGCGGAGTTATCGGGTTCGAATAATGGTAATGGTTTTGTGTCAGAGGAGCTGCTTAGGTCTGATCCAGCTTACTCATCATACTATTACTCAAATGTGAACCTTAATCCTCGGCTTCCGCCTCCATTGATTTCGAAGGAGGATTGGAAGTCTGCGCAGAGATTGAAAGGGGCTAATTTGGGGTTGGGAGGCATCGGAGAGACGAGGCGATCAAATGTTGGGACGGATAGTGCCGCCAGATCCTTGTTTTCTATGCCCCCTGGGTTTAATGCTAGGAAACAAGCATCTGAGGTCGAGTTGGATAAAGGGCGTGGCGCTACCGAGTGGGGTGGTGACGGGTTGATTGGCTTGCCTGGTTTAGGACTTGGAACCAAACAGAAGAGTCTAGCTGAAATCTTTCAGGtaaatttattccttttaCCATATTCTGTTATTTGCATTGCTGCTTCAgtgtttttgtcttttgaGCATTGAAATCCATTACATGGATTAACAAACATTTCAGTAAACTAGAAGCCTTGAGGTTATGTTCTAAAATCTGTAACTTGATAATATTCGGGTTATTAGTCTGTTCTATTGACTTGATTTTGAAGGTTTGatttttattggtttgatGAGTTTATTCTTATTGACTGTTTCTACTAATTTTGGCCGACTGAATTTGTTTTGAAGTGGtgatatataaaatttaattgatgtTGGCTTTCTAATATataacaagtttttttttccccaaattTGTATGACCCCCTTGCTTGTTATTCTTTCTGCCGCACTTAACTCACGTTTCTCGAGTTCGGgcattattagtatttttgttgCATGGTACTGTTGTGTGTGGTTGttgtttacaaaataattgaacTTTAAGAAGTCTCGATTATGGATGTGTCTTTTTTCCAATGAGTTTATCTCTAAATGTTTGTGCAGGATGACATGGGTCGCACAACTCCTGTTACTGGGCTGCCATCCCGTCCGACCAGCCGCAATGCCTTTGAGGAAAATGTTGAGACAATGGGTGCCACTGATGAGTTGGCCAATTTGCGACATGACTTGATGGTTTCTGAAGTTATGCGATCTGGTGCAAATGGTCAGAGCTCTGGAGCACCTTCTTCATACACTTATGCCGCAGCCGTGGGTGGTTCATTGTCAAGAAGCAATACACCCGATCCCCAGCTTGTTGCAAGGGCGCCTAGTCCTTGTCTTACCCCCATTGGAGGCGGGAGAGTTGGAACTGCTGAAAAGAGGAACATTGCAAGCCCAAAATCATTTAATGGCGTCTCATCTGGAATCAACGAGTCTTCAGAACTTGTATCAGCTTTATCTGGTATGAACTTGGCATCAGATGATGGCATAAATGAAGAGGGTCATTTGCTATCTCAAATAAAACAAGATAGTAATAACCAACAGGGCTATGCATATGGCATGCAAGGAGGTCAGAATCATATTAAACAACAGTCATATGCGAAGAAGAACGAGTCTGGGGGTGCACCCAGGTCTTCATTCTCAGACTTGAATGACAACAATGGAGGGGGACCCAACTTCTCCAGAGATAGGCATGCTGAACTGCAACACTCTTCTGTTCCTCCTGCTAGCTTGTTTTTGAAAGGTGGTCAGCATGCTTCATCTCATAACAATGGAGCTCAGTATCAGCATGTAGATGGCACAAATTTGACATATCAGAACTTTGGCCTGAGTGGGTACTCGATTAGTCCACCTTTGGCATCTATGATGCCCGGTCAACTCGGCACTGCTAATTTACCAACATTGTTTGAAAATGTTGCCTCAGCTTCAGCTTTGGGAGCCTCTGGTTTGGAGTCACGGGTTCTTGGGGGAGGGTTAGCTTCTGCAAACTTGGCTTCTTCTGCTGCAGATTCACATATTCTTGGAAAATTGGGAGGTCAAATGAGTGGCAATGCTCTTCAGGCATCCTTTGTCGATCCCATTTATCTTCAATACTTGAGGACGCCTGAATATGCTTCAGCAC carries:
- the LOC111794397 gene encoding pumilio homolog 2-like is translated as MFGGNDGSFGDELETEIGLLLREQRRQETDDRERELNLYRSGSAPPTVEGSLSAVGGLFGGVPGSANAFAELSGSNNGNGFVSEELLRSDPAYSSYYYSNVNLNPRLPPPLISKEDWKSAQRLKGANLGLGGIGETRRSNVGTDSAARSLFSMPPGFNARKQASEVELDKGRGATEWGGDGLIGLPGLGLGTKQKSLAEIFQDDMGRTTPVTGLPSRPTSRNAFEENVETMGATDELANLRHDLMVSEVMRSGANGQSSGAPSSYTYAAAVGGSLSRSNTPDPQLVARAPSPCLTPIGGGRVGTAEKRNIASPKSFNGVSSGINESSELVSALSGMNLASDDGINEEGHLLSQIKQDSNNQQGYAYGMQGGQNHIKQQSYAKKNESGGAPRSSFSDLNDNNGGGPNFSRDRHAELQHSSVPPASLFLKGGQHASSHNNGAQYQHVDGTNLTYQNFGLSGYSISPPLASMMPGQLGTANLPTLFENVASASALGASGLESRVLGGGLASANLASSAADSHILGKLGGQMSGNALQASFVDPIYLQYLRTPEYASAQLSALNDPSLDRNYLGNSYMNQLELQKAYGALLSPQKSQYSIPFSGKSGVSNHHGYFGNPAFGVHMSYPGSPMANPVLSNSPVGPGSPVRHNDIHLRYPSGTRNLGGVMSPWHLDVGNINESFSSSLLEEFKSNKTKCFELSEIAGHVFEFSGDQYGSRFIQQKLETATVDEKNMIYQEIMPQALALMTDVFGNYVIQKFFEHGLAVQRRELANKLFGHILTLSLQMYGCRVIQKAIEVVDLDQKIKMVKELDGHIMRCVRDQNGNHVIQKCIECVPEEAIHFIVSTFFDQVVTLSTHPYGCRVIQRVLEHCKDENTQSKVMEEILGSVSMLAQDQYGNYVVQHVLEHGKPHERSAIIKELAGKIVQMSQQKFASNVVEKCLTFGGPTERQLLVSEMLGTTDENEPLQAMMKDQFANYVVQKVLETCDDQQRELILSRIKVHLNALKKYTYGKHIVARVEKLVAAGERRIAAQSSPHPSLVT
- the LOC111794455 gene encoding E3 ubiquitin-protein ligase RDUF2-like translates to MASGTASYWCYRCNRFVRAWVQDTISCPYCDGGFVEAIETASSLPAANLHRRFSPSAIHTLDQDPFQSPRLSTRRSRRRLGDRSTFNPVVVLRGSADGGDEGGGGGENNSFDIYYDDGAGSGLRPVPATMSEFLMGTGFDRLLEQLAQLEINGFGRSENPPASKAAVESMPTIEILESHVDSDSHCAVCKEAFEIGTEAREMPCKHIYHSDCIIPWLSMRNSCPVCRHELPSERVSPAGGVSDRVVDEETVGLTIWRLPGGGFAVGRFTGGRLTGERDPPAVYTEMDGGFNANGAPRRVSWASRRSRGRENRGIGRTFRNIFSFFGRLRSSNSSSSLASNETESVSRSHSRSSSSVFSRYLRRPNRSWLENHTENGRW
- the LOC111794522 gene encoding uncharacterized protein LOC111794522, encoding MEEKWKLSRKESSSSSSSSSKSFFSRTSSSKLPLLRSLSHKHTPSASSAKSPSDLRRSSSQKSPSIGHKCSSLAKEQKARFYIMRRCVAMLVCWHKHGDP